A window from Citrobacter amalonaticus encodes these proteins:
- the ydcS gene encoding putative ABC transporter substrate-binding protein YdcS: MSKKFARSSLCALSMTLMTAHSAEPPTTLGQTEGRLDIIAWPGYIERGQTDKQYDWVTQFEKETGCAVNVKTAATSDEMVSLMAKGGYDLVTASGDASLRLIMGKRVQPINTALIPNWKNVDPRVVKGDWFNVAGKVYGTPYQWGPNLLMYNTQTFPTPPDSWSVVFVEQNLPDGKTNKGRVQAYDGPIYIADAALFVKATQPQLGISDPYQLTEEQYQAVLKVLRAQQPLIHRYWHDTTVQMSDFKNEGVVASSAWPYQANALKGEGQHIGTVFPKEGVTGWADTTMLHSEAKHPVCAYKWMNWSLTPKVQGDIAAWFGSLPVVTEGCKASTLLGDKGCETNGYRYFDKIAFWKTPVAEGGKFVPYSRWTQDYIAIMGGR; this comes from the coding sequence ATGAGCAAGAAATTTGCCCGCAGCAGCCTGTGCGCGCTCAGTATGACGCTGATGACCGCGCACTCCGCCGAACCCCCCACCACGTTAGGTCAGACTGAAGGTCGCCTGGATATTATCGCCTGGCCGGGTTATATCGAACGCGGTCAGACCGATAAACAGTACGACTGGGTAACACAATTCGAAAAAGAGACCGGCTGTGCGGTTAACGTCAAAACGGCGGCGACATCGGATGAGATGGTCAGCCTGATGGCGAAAGGGGGCTACGATCTGGTCACGGCCTCAGGTGATGCTTCGCTGCGTCTGATCATGGGGAAACGCGTGCAGCCAATCAATACGGCGCTCATCCCGAACTGGAAAAACGTCGATCCTCGCGTGGTCAAAGGCGACTGGTTTAACGTGGCGGGCAAAGTCTACGGTACGCCGTATCAGTGGGGGCCGAACCTGCTGATGTACAACACTCAAACCTTCCCGACGCCACCAGATAGCTGGAGTGTGGTATTCGTCGAACAAAACCTTCCGGACGGAAAAACCAACAAAGGCCGCGTTCAGGCCTATGACGGACCGATTTACATTGCCGATGCGGCGCTGTTCGTGAAAGCCACCCAGCCACAACTGGGGATCTCGGACCCGTATCAACTCACCGAAGAACAATACCAGGCGGTGCTGAAAGTGCTGCGCGCACAACAACCGTTGATTCATCGCTACTGGCACGACACCACGGTGCAAATGAGCGATTTCAAAAATGAGGGCGTCGTGGCCTCGAGCGCCTGGCCGTATCAGGCGAACGCGCTGAAAGGTGAAGGACAACACATTGGCACAGTGTTCCCGAAAGAGGGCGTCACCGGTTGGGCTGATACCACCATGTTGCACAGTGAAGCCAAACACCCGGTTTGCGCCTATAAGTGGATGAACTGGTCGCTGACGCCAAAAGTTCAGGGTGATATAGCCGCCTGGTTTGGATCGCTGCCGGTGGTCACCGAAGGCTGTAAAGCCAGCACGTTGCTGGGCGATAAAGGCTGCGAAACCAATGGTTACCGCTATTTTGACAAAATCGCCTTCTGGAAAACGCCTGTTGCTGAAGGCGGTAAATTCGTGCCGTACAGTCGCTGGACGCAGGATTACATCGCCATCATGGGCGGTCGTTAA
- a CDS encoding ABC transporter ATP-binding protein: MTYAVEFDNVTRLYGDVRAVDGVSIAIKDGEFFSMLGPSGSGKTTCLRLIAGFEQLSGGSIAIFGKPASDLPPWERDVNTVFQDYALFPHMSILDNVAYGLMVKGIDKKQRHAQAREALEKVALGFVFERKPSQLSGGQRQRVAIARALVNEPRVLLLDEPLGALDLKLREQMQLELKKLQQSLGITFIFVTHDQGEALSMSDRVAVFNNGRIEQVDSPRELYMRPRTPFVAGFVGTANVFDPAMASKVCGMTGSFSLRPEHIRLNVPGEIQAQGVIQAVQYQGAATRFELKLTGGEKLLVSQANQSGEPFATTLAPGQPVMVSWPREVMVPLVEER; the protein is encoded by the coding sequence ATGACGTACGCAGTGGAGTTTGACAACGTCACGCGCCTGTATGGTGACGTGCGGGCGGTCGATGGCGTCAGTATTGCGATTAAAGACGGGGAATTTTTCTCTATGCTGGGGCCATCTGGCTCCGGCAAAACCACCTGCCTGCGCCTGATTGCCGGTTTTGAGCAGCTTTCGGGCGGTTCGATTGCTATCTTTGGCAAGCCTGCCAGCGATTTGCCGCCCTGGGAGCGGGATGTGAACACCGTGTTCCAGGACTATGCGTTGTTTCCGCACATGTCGATTCTCGATAATGTCGCCTATGGGCTGATGGTCAAAGGCATTGATAAAAAACAGCGTCATGCCCAGGCTCGCGAGGCGCTGGAGAAGGTGGCGCTGGGGTTTGTCTTTGAGCGCAAGCCGTCACAGCTTTCCGGCGGTCAGCGTCAACGGGTGGCGATCGCCCGGGCGTTGGTCAACGAGCCGCGTGTGCTGTTGCTGGATGAACCGCTCGGTGCGCTGGATCTGAAACTGCGCGAGCAGATGCAACTGGAGCTGAAAAAACTCCAGCAGTCGCTGGGGATCACGTTTATCTTCGTCACGCACGATCAGGGCGAAGCGCTGTCGATGTCCGATCGTGTGGCGGTATTTAACAACGGACGCATTGAACAGGTGGATTCACCGCGTGAGTTATACATGCGACCACGCACGCCGTTTGTTGCGGGCTTCGTCGGGACAGCGAACGTTTTTGATCCGGCGATGGCCTCGAAGGTATGCGGGATGACGGGCAGCTTCTCGCTGCGCCCGGAGCATATCCGGCTCAATGTTCCTGGCGAGATCCAGGCGCAGGGTGTGATTCAGGCGGTGCAGTATCAGGGCGCCGCCACCCGTTTTGAGCTAAAGCTTACCGGCGGTGAAAAGCTGCTGGTCAGTCAGGCTAATCAGTCGGGAGAACCCTTTGCGACCACGCTTGCGCCCGGTCAGCCGGTGATGGTCTCCTGGCCGCGCGAGGTCATGGTACCGCTGGTCGAGGAGAGGTGA
- a CDS encoding PLP-dependent aminotransferase family protein, protein MKKYQRLAEQLCEQIASGVWQPGDRLPSLREQVVSSGMSFMTVGHAYQLLESQGRIIARPQSGYYVAPRPVHQPTVQPAQVMRDEAVDINTYIFEMLQASRDASVMPFASAFPDPRLFPLQQLNRSLAQVSRTATAMSVIENLPPGNAELRHAIARRYALQGITVSPDEIVITAGALEALNLSLQAVTKPGDWVIVENPCFYGALQALERLRLKALSVATDVKEGIDLAALEQALQAYPVKACWLMTNSQNPLGFTLSPEKKARLVEILDRHNVMLIEDDVYSELYFGREKPLPAKAWDRADKVLHCSSFSKCLVPGFRIGWVAAGKHARQIQRLQLMSTLSTSSPMQLALVDYLSTRRYDAHLRRLRRQLAERKQQAWQTLLRHLPAEVKIHHNNSGYFLWLELPESQDAGELTAQALAHHISIAPGKMFSTSDTWKRFFRFNTAWGWGEREEAAVKQLGQLIRAQMK, encoded by the coding sequence ATGAAAAAGTACCAGCGTCTGGCTGAACAACTCTGCGAACAGATTGCCTCTGGCGTCTGGCAACCTGGCGATCGCCTGCCGTCGCTGCGTGAACAGGTGGTCAGCAGCGGGATGAGCTTTATGACCGTCGGGCATGCCTATCAACTGCTGGAAAGTCAGGGGCGGATCATTGCGCGCCCGCAGTCTGGCTATTATGTCGCGCCGCGCCCGGTTCACCAGCCAACGGTGCAACCGGCCCAGGTGATGCGCGACGAAGCGGTGGATATCAACACTTATATTTTCGAGATGCTACAGGCCAGCCGGGATGCGTCGGTGATGCCGTTTGCTTCTGCATTTCCCGATCCGCGTTTATTTCCCCTCCAGCAACTGAACCGTTCTCTGGCACAGGTGAGCAGAACCGCAACCGCGATGAGCGTAATTGAGAATCTGCCGCCGGGTAACGCGGAACTACGCCACGCCATTGCCCGTCGCTACGCCTTACAGGGCATTACCGTCTCGCCGGATGAAATCGTCATCACCGCCGGGGCGCTGGAGGCGCTCAACCTGAGCCTGCAAGCGGTGACTAAACCCGGTGACTGGGTGATTGTCGAAAACCCCTGTTTTTATGGCGCGTTACAGGCGCTGGAACGACTGCGTCTTAAAGCGCTGTCGGTTGCCACTGACGTGAAGGAGGGGATCGATCTCGCGGCGCTGGAGCAGGCGTTGCAGGCGTATCCGGTTAAAGCATGCTGGCTGATGACCAACAGCCAGAACCCGCTTGGCTTTACTCTCAGTCCGGAGAAAAAAGCGCGTCTGGTTGAGATACTCGATCGTCATAATGTGATGTTGATTGAAGATGACGTTTACAGCGAACTCTATTTTGGCCGGGAGAAACCGCTACCGGCCAAAGCGTGGGATCGGGCCGACAAGGTGCTGCATTGTTCGTCATTCTCCAAGTGTCTGGTACCGGGTTTTCGCATCGGTTGGGTCGCCGCAGGCAAACACGCCCGCCAAATCCAGCGTTTACAACTGATGAGCACACTTTCCACCAGTTCGCCGATGCAACTGGCGCTGGTCGATTATCTCTCAACGCGCCGTTATGACGCCCATTTGCGCCGCCTGCGTCGTCAACTGGCTGAACGTAAACAGCAGGCCTGGCAAACGCTGCTGCGCCATCTCCCTGCCGAAGTGAAAATACATCACAACAACAGCGGCTATTTTCTCTGGCTGGAACTGCCGGAATCACAGGATGCGGGCGAACTGACCGCACAGGCGTTGGCCCACCACATCAGCATCGCGCCGGGAAAAATGTTCTCGACCTCAGACACCTGGAAACGCTTTTTCCGCTTCAATACCGCATGGGGTTGGGGGGAACGTGAAGAAGCCGCGGTAAAACAACTGGGGCAACTCATTCGCGCGCAGATGAAATAA